From the Gloeocapsa sp. PCC 73106 genome, one window contains:
- a CDS encoding translocation/assembly module TamB domain-containing protein, which yields MPQSNKSKRRYLYLGIGSVFLISVGGSLSYGWFLLHHRLSPLIETKLTTLLDRPVNLGEIEGFSPIGGISFDHSSIPATPEDPNYLEVESIKINFNLWQLLSKNKLNLRINLIKPTLYLQKSESQGWLPIDLTKFLQLSNRRVNLQYLNLTDAKVTLVSRSALGTLKTPVQTSLESAQLHYFRKERLIEFTVQGQLSQRDNFQLGGTMNLQTEAINLLVRGNQVDATQLSNLLSLPLSLEAGTVDGNLEIKLRKQQPPQIWGIGTLKDVQITLANLPESLTQTQGELRFQEYQINLEIRSQLGSIPLNAQGVIDTQKGLNLQAQTQPTEIIKIIQSLKLPTLPVTIQGEARSQIAITGFLRQPQFSIQIFNHQSISVAQTEFQSVYGVLNVQDQRLVIEQFQALPSLGGETWGTGYVELGNTDNFWLTLGGRDVPVIPLMKLETVEVELFGSLSDLAQVKGKGRAQLSLGEGTILVNDWEFSDSIWDAKVTTLDLKLSDFGINHSYLATTEIKTDLNISGKLGAIASRHFVIALNQITATGETSLTLADAEIITKNFQLTHGVWSTEINTSQLDLSSFITGLNKNNLNGNLYLSGTIGSSLEQIQAQGYGNLDLASGGRILVEEFSLSQQQFSTLLLPDQVNLEFFSNQLSGHLTGRVQLNTDLTGVKAAGKLTFSEGITLIDSSFTTTFNWDGALLNLENITGESIQGQGWLEVTETGKIAALELDINTATINLAKLNEQLAMAGLLNFQGKLKKTNNNLQINGELAVSNLEVPGLVFDPLLEGTIITQNHQNIDLKLGGKDAQIQVSLDSNYHPNHFLVQQGESILEGDRSQNNLLVTAQNLPLEIIKLINLPQVSNSLEVSGQLSGDATINLTNLDTIGNLQITAPFFGKLKGEQLTAKITYSSEILSINNLKLEQGLTAYLGEIELNFQEQIPQVQAQLNIEQAKIQDILETLQLLELSDFILGTKPHNYGKANSITNENGELSQGLPHESILYQLSLIAQLNYQNKQTEKSNQETIELPDLKELTGNVNGNLALSGYLNSSIKANFNFEGKNWEWGDYQLNQLLIEGNLSEETITLKTINLKTGASQVNFSGYINKTAQKAQLNVTNVPLTLIENMNIFPKNLAIAGKLNGQINIGGSRDNPQAQGDFSLEELMINKTLIYTTRVSFGYKNANLKFALKSLLSNKIAPINLEGSFPYQFPFATIKPQEQYFNLSLNIQDQGLTLINMFTQEMILWKSGQGQVDLNISGIFDQTQGKFFNLNTEGRVNLKDGVIISQLFPDNSFNQIQGEVLFDFNKIQIEKLTGSFSGGNFVISGNLPLIPSGSHNESLKIDLDYLTMDLTGLYQGGVAGNLRVFGSILEPYLTGELNLSQGQVFLADPANTTARQPSYLSRIEFDGLQLHLQQDIKLIRPPILSFIAGGTLNLSGNFTNPRPEGTIELKQGGVNLFTTYFRLGDNANNRARFFPYQGLDPYLEVELIGSVTESNSQDLLRDPSSSEISDLPVYSFNSVETIRIQANVKGFASQLTNSLELSSSPPKTEQEIIALLGGSFVNTSGTGETTLGLANLAGSALFGSFQGELADSLGLSEFRIFPAPVIQQERGTENFGLAAEIGVDISRQFSFSLLKVLTNTEPPQFGVRYRLNENLLIRGSTNFSKDTRGVFEYQLRF from the coding sequence TTACCTCTACCTAGGTATAGGGAGTGTTTTTCTAATCAGCGTAGGGGGATCTTTAAGTTACGGTTGGTTTCTTCTGCACCATCGTCTAAGTCCTTTGATTGAAACAAAATTAACTACATTACTCGATCGCCCAGTCAATCTGGGTGAAATTGAGGGTTTTTCTCCCATTGGGGGTATATCTTTTGACCACAGTTCTATCCCTGCTACACCAGAGGATCCTAACTACTTAGAAGTCGAAAGCATCAAAATTAATTTTAATCTTTGGCAACTATTATCGAAAAATAAGCTTAACCTACGTATCAACTTAATTAAACCGACTCTCTATCTTCAAAAGTCGGAAAGCCAAGGTTGGCTACCCATTGACCTTACCAAATTCTTGCAGTTATCTAATCGCCGGGTCAATCTTCAATATCTTAACCTGACTGACGCTAAAGTAACTCTAGTGTCTAGATCAGCTTTAGGAACCTTAAAAACACCCGTTCAAACTTCTCTAGAATCCGCTCAACTTCATTATTTCAGAAAAGAGCGCCTCATAGAGTTTACAGTGCAAGGACAATTGAGTCAAAGGGATAATTTTCAACTCGGGGGAACGATGAATCTGCAAACAGAAGCGATCAATTTACTGGTTAGAGGAAACCAAGTTGACGCTACTCAACTCAGTAACTTGTTGTCTCTCCCCCTAAGTTTAGAAGCGGGTACCGTCGACGGCAATTTGGAAATTAAATTAAGAAAACAACAACCACCCCAAATCTGGGGAATAGGAACTTTAAAAGATGTCCAGATTACTCTAGCTAATTTACCAGAGTCTTTAACTCAAACCCAGGGTGAACTTCGTTTCCAAGAGTATCAAATTAACCTAGAAATTCGCTCACAACTCGGTTCGATTCCCCTTAACGCTCAAGGAGTAATTGACACTCAAAAAGGTTTGAATCTTCAAGCACAAACACAACCAACTGAGATTATAAAAATTATCCAGAGTTTAAAATTACCCACTCTTCCTGTGACAATCCAAGGAGAAGCTAGATCCCAAATAGCAATTACCGGCTTTCTTCGACAACCCCAATTTAGTATCCAGATTTTTAACCATCAGTCTATTAGTGTCGCTCAAACTGAATTTCAGTCTGTCTATGGCGTTTTAAATGTTCAGGATCAGCGATTGGTAATTGAGCAGTTTCAAGCTTTACCTAGTTTGGGGGGAGAAACTTGGGGAACCGGGTATGTAGAATTGGGAAATACGGATAATTTTTGGCTCACCCTTGGGGGAAGAGATGTTCCTGTGATACCCCTAATGAAGTTGGAGACAGTAGAAGTTGAGTTATTTGGTTCTCTCTCTGATTTAGCTCAAGTCAAAGGAAAAGGACGAGCTCAACTATCCCTAGGAGAAGGAACTATTTTAGTTAACGATTGGGAATTCTCTGATTCGATTTGGGACGCAAAGGTAACTACTCTTGATTTAAAACTTTCTGATTTTGGGATCAATCACAGTTATTTAGCTACAACTGAGATTAAAACTGATTTAAATATCTCAGGAAAACTTGGAGCGATCGCTTCGCGGCACTTCGTGATCGCACTTAATCAAATTACAGCTACCGGTGAAACCAGTTTAACACTAGCTGACGCAGAAATTATCACTAAGAATTTTCAATTAACTCATGGGGTTTGGAGTACTGAAATTAACACCAGTCAATTAGATTTATCGTCATTTATTACTGGTTTGAATAAAAATAATCTGAATGGTAATCTTTACTTGTCTGGCACAATAGGTAGTAGTTTAGAGCAGATCCAAGCTCAAGGTTACGGCAATTTAGATTTAGCTTCTGGAGGTAGGATTTTAGTAGAAGAATTCTCCTTATCTCAGCAGCAGTTTTCTACGCTTTTGCTTCCAGATCAAGTCAACCTTGAGTTTTTTTCTAATCAACTTTCAGGTCATCTGACGGGAAGAGTGCAACTCAATACTGATTTAACAGGTGTTAAAGCTGCAGGAAAGCTAACTTTTAGTGAAGGAATTACTTTGATTGATAGTTCTTTCACAACTACTTTTAATTGGGATGGCGCTTTATTGAATCTCGAAAATATAACAGGAGAATCCATCCAAGGACAGGGTTGGCTAGAAGTTACTGAGACAGGAAAAATAGCAGCTCTCGAACTAGATATTAATACAGCCACAATTAATCTCGCTAAGTTAAATGAGCAATTAGCTATGGCGGGATTACTCAATTTTCAAGGTAAGCTGAAAAAGACTAATAATAATCTGCAAATTAACGGAGAATTAGCTGTAAGTAATTTAGAAGTTCCTGGGTTGGTTTTTGATCCTTTATTAGAGGGAACAATTATTACTCAAAATCATCAAAATATAGATTTAAAGTTAGGAGGAAAAGATGCTCAAATTCAGGTATCTTTAGATAGTAACTATCATCCTAATCACTTTTTAGTTCAACAAGGTGAGTCGATCTTAGAAGGCGATCGCTCGCAAAATAACTTATTAGTCACAGCCCAAAATCTTCCCTTAGAAATTATTAAGTTAATCAATCTACCTCAAGTTTCTAATTCTCTGGAAGTATCAGGACAACTCTCTGGTGATGCTACTATTAACTTAACTAATCTAGACACTATTGGTAACTTACAAATAACTGCTCCTTTTTTTGGTAAATTAAAAGGAGAACAATTAACAGCTAAAATAACTTATAGTTCAGAGATACTCAGTATTAACAATCTAAAACTTGAACAAGGGTTAACTGCTTATCTAGGAGAAATAGAGTTAAATTTCCAGGAACAAATACCCCAAGTACAAGCTCAGCTCAATATTGAGCAAGCTAAAATTCAAGATATTTTAGAAACACTACAGTTATTGGAACTCTCTGATTTTATTTTAGGAACTAAACCTCATAATTACGGAAAAGCTAATAGTATAACTAACGAAAATGGAGAACTTTCACAGGGGTTACCCCACGAATCAATCTTATATCAATTAAGTCTTATTGCTCAACTAAATTATCAGAACAAACAAACTGAAAAAAGTAATCAAGAAACCATAGAGTTACCCGATTTAAAAGAACTCACGGGTAATGTTAATGGTAATTTAGCACTAAGTGGCTATTTAAATTCTAGTATCAAAGCTAACTTTAACTTCGAGGGTAAAAACTGGGAATGGGGAGATTATCAACTTAATCAATTATTAATTGAAGGTAATCTTAGTGAAGAAACTATAACTTTAAAAACTATAAATTTGAAAACTGGAGCAAGTCAAGTTAATTTTTCTGGATATATAAATAAAACCGCTCAAAAAGCTCAGTTAAATGTTACTAACGTTCCCCTAACTTTAATAGAAAACATGAATATTTTCCCGAAAAACTTAGCTATAGCGGGAAAACTCAACGGTCAAATCAATATTGGCGGTAGTCGTGACAATCCTCAAGCCCAGGGAGATTTTAGTCTTGAGGAACTAATGATTAATAAAACTCTAATCTACACTACTCGAGTCAGCTTTGGTTATAAAAATGCCAATTTAAAATTTGCACTAAAAAGTTTATTGAGCAACAAGATCGCTCCCATTAACTTAGAAGGTAGTTTTCCCTATCAATTTCCCTTTGCTACTATTAAACCTCAGGAACAATACTTTAATCTAAGTCTAAATATTCAAGACCAAGGTTTAACTCTGATTAATATGTTCACGCAAGAAATGATTCTCTGGAAAAGTGGACAGGGACAGGTTGATTTAAATATATCAGGAATCTTTGATCAAACCCAGGGAAAGTTTTTTAATTTAAACACAGAGGGACGAGTTAATTTAAAAGATGGTGTAATCATTAGTCAATTGTTTCCCGATAATTCTTTTAATCAAATTCAGGGAGAAGTCTTGTTTGATTTTAATAAAATTCAGATAGAAAAACTAACGGGTAGTTTTAGTGGAGGTAACTTTGTCATCAGTGGCAATCTTCCTTTAATTCCGTCTGGTTCCCATAACGAATCTTTAAAAATTGACTTAGACTATCTAACTATGGATCTAACAGGATTATACCAAGGCGGTGTTGCGGGAAACCTGCGGGTTTTTGGGAGTATTTTAGAACCTTATTTAACCGGTGAATTGAATTTATCCCAAGGTCAAGTGTTTTTAGCGGATCCTGCCAACACCACAGCACGCCAACCTAGTTATCTCAGTAGAATTGAATTTGATGGTTTACAACTCCATCTCCAACAGGATATTAAATTAATTAGACCACCCATTTTAAGTTTTATAGCCGGTGGGACTTTGAATCTCTCTGGCAATTTTACTAATCCCCGTCCTGAGGGTACTATCGAGTTGAAACAAGGTGGCGTCAATTTATTTACTACTTACTTTCGTCTTGGGGATAATGCTAATAATCGAGCTCGTTTTTTCCCCTACCAAGGACTTGATCCCTATTTAGAAGTAGAGTTAATTGGTTCGGTAACAGAATCTAATTCACAAGATTTACTCAGAGATCCTTCGTCTTCAGAAATTAGTGATTTACCCGTTTATTCTTTCAACAGTGTAGAAACTATTAGGATCCAAGCTAATGTAAAAGGCTTTGCTAGTCAACTTACTAACAGTCTGGAACTTTCTAGTAGTCCTCCAAAAACTGAACAGGAAATTATTGCTTTGTTGGGAGGT